In candidate division KSB1 bacterium, the following proteins share a genomic window:
- a CDS encoding GxGYxYP family putative glycoside hydrolase, whose protein sequence is MSKKAIVILSLIFLFIPGLMFSQGNSVFNGQWTLLPEKSSEIGLYGTLSIDFAIADQSITLIQKWGTSRSFSDTIQINADGIARDFPIRDRVFPTNVFMGLAMPVGGKRQIKAWWENDGALLKLSYRYEIRGSQGYKPMIETHSYQLIEGGEVLLYRIERSTRPSGSPLQYQLKRAGTKQAYFMRIKDEWEVAGSLDRNALLLSIQGNANRSGPNLYFIYPENWPFVYTASLFDYYRHRRNFTFTELSSIEQALNLFKDHLKGYVVWDKSVRTSLIVAFTVAGLDSAVVVSSELIPMVENAGLKMIEDFRGRFVGQSDYQIYSWAYDQYWPRCNKEFIVWLGGDAGKIMKPGVADWGIYKQVFFQDLSTRESDTLEYKLACRLLSEMKPGSIVMGWHSYAKDRERDHVKLTSKYGHVVEGLHTLPNFSFDHQIPFAPGFKIKNNHHIVPGKIYRPKNKVYITCIQSDGMGIGAWLRPGRGEIPYAWEMIMNYVWLAPVLLEYFYTMATPNDYFIGCLSGPGYMYPKAVPPELLPGLLRRANDLMKQLDLRVFEIMDYSEGATVEGNTELTRRVVDAYYENMPEAIGFVNGYAPAYTFTCRDGRPLISYDYYLSPTIPESEAVADLQELARVNSARPYFLLVHVRESSDVKRVKGILDKLGSEFEVVPLDIFMKLAGNQPTFKERFLE, encoded by the coding sequence ATTTTCTTATTCATCCCAGGCCTGATGTTTTCACAGGGCAACTCCGTTTTCAATGGTCAATGGACCCTCCTTCCAGAGAAAAGCAGCGAGATTGGCCTTTATGGGACGTTGTCGATCGATTTCGCCATCGCGGATCAATCGATCACCCTCATCCAGAAATGGGGTACTAGCCGCAGCTTTTCGGATACGATTCAAATCAATGCCGATGGTATCGCGCGGGACTTTCCTATTCGCGATCGCGTATTTCCCACCAACGTGTTCATGGGATTAGCCATGCCAGTTGGTGGCAAGCGGCAGATCAAAGCCTGGTGGGAAAACGATGGTGCACTTTTGAAACTAAGCTACCGCTACGAAATCCGTGGCTCACAGGGCTACAAGCCAATGATAGAAACCCATAGCTACCAGCTTATTGAAGGTGGCGAAGTGTTGCTCTACCGCATCGAGCGATCGACGCGGCCATCAGGCTCGCCGTTGCAATATCAACTCAAGCGCGCTGGCACGAAGCAAGCCTATTTCATGCGGATCAAAGATGAATGGGAAGTAGCTGGCAGTCTGGACCGAAACGCGCTGCTATTGAGCATCCAAGGGAACGCCAACCGTTCTGGCCCCAATCTCTATTTCATCTATCCTGAAAATTGGCCGTTCGTCTACACTGCATCGTTATTCGATTATTATCGACATAGACGCAATTTCACCTTTACAGAGCTATCGAGCATCGAGCAGGCGCTGAACCTTTTCAAAGACCATCTCAAAGGCTATGTGGTATGGGATAAATCGGTGCGGACGTCGCTGATCGTTGCCTTTACTGTGGCCGGTTTAGATAGCGCTGTGGTAGTCAGTTCTGAATTGATCCCAATGGTTGAAAATGCCGGTTTGAAGATGATCGAGGATTTTCGGGGAAGATTCGTTGGTCAGAGCGATTATCAAATTTATAGTTGGGCCTATGATCAATACTGGCCTCGATGCAACAAAGAATTCATCGTCTGGCTGGGCGGCGATGCTGGCAAAATCATGAAACCAGGGGTGGCCGATTGGGGTATTTACAAGCAGGTCTTCTTTCAGGATTTATCTACCAGGGAAAGCGACACGCTCGAATACAAGCTGGCTTGCCGCTTGCTCAGCGAGATGAAACCTGGCTCGATCGTTATGGGTTGGCATTCTTACGCCAAAGATCGGGAGCGCGACCATGTGAAATTGACCTCTAAATATGGCCATGTGGTCGAGGGCCTCCATACCCTGCCCAATTTCAGCTTTGATCATCAAATCCCGTTTGCACCAGGGTTCAAGATCAAAAACAATCATCATATCGTCCCTGGAAAAATTTACAGACCAAAAAACAAAGTTTATATCACTTGTATTCAATCTGACGGGATGGGCATTGGTGCCTGGCTGCGCCCAGGTCGAGGCGAAATCCCCTACGCCTGGGAGATGATTATGAATTATGTCTGGCTAGCGCCCGTTCTTTTGGAATATTTCTACACTATGGCCACGCCGAACGATTACTTTATCGGCTGCCTCTCTGGGCCAGGTTATATGTACCCCAAGGCCGTCCCCCCTGAATTATTGCCTGGCTTGCTTCGGAGGGCGAACGACCTGATGAAGCAGCTCGACCTCCGCGTGTTCGAGATAATGGATTATTCAGAGGGCGCCACAGTTGAAGGAAATACCGAATTGACTCGTCGGGTCGTCGATGCTTACTACGAAAATATGCCCGAAGCCATCGGCTTTGTCAATGGGTACGCGCCAGCATATACTTTCACCTGCCGCGATGGTCGGCCACTCATCTCGTATGACTATTACCTCTCCCCCACAATACCCGAGAGCGAGGCCGTCGCCGATCTTCAGGAATTGGCCAGGGTTAATTCAGCTCGGCCGTATTTCCTTTTGGTCCATGTCCGCGAGTCCAGCGATGTGAAACGTGTGAAAGGTATTCTCGATAAATTGGGCTCCGAATTCGAAGTGGTGCCTTTGGATATCTTCATGAAACTTGCAGGAAACCAGCCCACCTTCAAAGAACGATTTTTAGAATAA
- a CDS encoding DUF2079 domain-containing protein translates to MNCNQLDEKRNNWSAALTLVGMIVTYTIVIGTWSVNRYVSFNATLWDMGIMLQAIWNTAHGKILHETVNLGFSASRLAVAHWEIIYLPLAFIYRIIPSTSLLLYLQALTLACGTIPIYRFASKKFASPVAAVFFALAYLFYPALHGANLFDLHGLTLATPFLLFTFYYLDQSKISLTLFFAGLSLVCREDVALAIFSLGLFAWIRKRNLRIAIPLLLLSAGWLTVFFLRFQFIGAPELAQTTSMVPNWEHLTLTHLVRSPIQTFSSIVQLLLSQENVKYLAKLVLPVIGLCFLSFDVLLIAAPTLLLNLMSRWPQMHQIEYHYTATITPFIFLAAISGLANLSQRLNRSFHHHKLRVTLAFSIAIALASIVSTTQFSILRLNKTWQVTESHRKLSQRLHAIPAHLSVSTTARAGSHLANRRELYHFPERSSEADIVVLEFNRPDVEIKNLVGTARIRRLPAMNHWTRAALEDTSLHVLWVEDNVYCLQRLSNRSELAEQFFALDTVPDAMIAVDSCVFDEGLEFIGWQPVYIGKQQAHFMLYWKKSKPLAPTAKLSYYLKLPDTLQSIPDQPLVTRMPLANWPTEKIIADHLFIDRPKNPEAKICSIIASLSLSNPSRQHYLFDFNFH, encoded by the coding sequence ATGAACTGCAATCAACTCGATGAAAAAAGAAACAACTGGAGCGCTGCCCTCACGCTGGTCGGCATGATCGTTACTTACACGATCGTCATCGGCACCTGGTCAGTAAACCGATATGTGAGTTTCAATGCCACATTGTGGGATATGGGCATCATGCTCCAGGCAATCTGGAACACGGCTCATGGCAAAATTCTCCATGAAACCGTCAACCTCGGATTTTCGGCGTCACGACTGGCAGTGGCTCACTGGGAGATCATTTACCTTCCCTTGGCGTTCATTTATCGGATCATTCCTTCAACTTCCCTGTTGCTCTATCTTCAAGCGCTCACTTTGGCCTGTGGTACAATCCCGATCTATCGATTTGCCTCTAAAAAATTCGCATCGCCAGTGGCAGCAGTATTCTTCGCGCTTGCTTATTTATTCTATCCAGCTTTGCATGGAGCCAATCTTTTCGATCTGCATGGGTTAACCCTGGCTACTCCTTTCTTGTTATTCACTTTTTATTATCTCGATCAATCAAAAATATCTTTGACGCTTTTCTTTGCCGGTTTGAGTTTGGTCTGCCGCGAAGATGTAGCCTTGGCCATTTTTTCTTTGGGCCTATTTGCCTGGATCCGAAAAAGGAATTTGCGCATCGCGATCCCTTTGCTGCTGCTCAGCGCTGGCTGGCTGACCGTTTTTTTCCTGCGATTTCAATTCATCGGAGCGCCAGAGCTGGCCCAGACCACGAGCATGGTCCCGAACTGGGAACACCTGACATTGACACATCTGGTTCGTTCGCCCATACAAACTTTTTCATCCATTGTTCAATTGCTATTGTCTCAAGAAAATGTCAAATACTTGGCGAAATTGGTCTTGCCAGTCATCGGCTTGTGCTTCCTATCGTTTGACGTTCTGCTCATTGCAGCGCCGACGTTGCTTTTAAACCTGATGAGCCGATGGCCGCAGATGCATCAGATCGAATATCATTATACCGCTACCATCACGCCGTTCATCTTTTTGGCAGCCATCAGCGGACTGGCCAATTTAAGTCAGCGACTGAACAGATCATTTCATCATCATAAGCTGAGAGTGACTCTCGCGTTCAGCATTGCAATCGCATTGGCCTCGATCGTTTCCACCACCCAATTTTCAATCTTGCGCCTCAATAAAACATGGCAGGTGACTGAGAGCCATCGCAAATTATCTCAGCGGCTTCATGCTATCCCTGCTCATCTTTCGGTCTCTACCACTGCTCGCGCAGGATCCCATCTGGCCAACCGGCGCGAACTCTATCACTTTCCCGAGCGCAGTTCCGAAGCTGACATCGTGGTGCTGGAGTTCAATCGGCCCGATGTCGAAATCAAAAACCTGGTGGGCACCGCCCGAATCCGCAGACTCCCTGCAATGAACCATTGGACTCGCGCCGCACTTGAGGACACATCGTTGCATGTGCTCTGGGTCGAAGATAACGTTTATTGCCTCCAGAGATTATCGAATCGCTCGGAGCTTGCCGAGCAATTTTTTGCCCTCGATACCGTGCCAGACGCAATGATTGCTGTTGATAGTTGCGTATTTGATGAAGGATTGGAATTCATTGGCTGGCAGCCGGTTTATATCGGCAAACAACAAGCGCATTTTATGCTCTACTGGAAGAAATCAAAACCACTTGCTCCAACAGCCAAGCTCAGTTATTATCTGAAGCTTCCAGATACGCTTCAGAGTATCCCTGATCAGCCCCTTGTTACTCGCATGCCTTTGGCGAATTGGCCAACTGAAAAAATCATCGCCGATCACTTGTTCATCGATCGACCTAAAAATCCAGAGGCAAAGATATGCTCGATAATCGCGTCGCTTTCCCTCAGCAACCCATCGCGACAGCACTATCTGTTCGATTTCAATTTTCACTGA
- a CDS encoding glycosyltransferase, with amino-acid sequence MKISVIITIYNRAHLLTKCLWSLRFQTLVPHELILTDDGSEEDILGPIQSIIRGFSFSVKYVSQKHQGFRLAKCRNNGARHATGDYFIFIDQDIVLNRSFLEICVKERRERRFCVSYPVRLTADQSQLVTPELIERGDWQGIVTEAQRQKIKRQYVKDKFYQIIRSLHLLHRGPKLRGGAVAINRDDFVAINGYDENYQGWGNEDDDLGRRLYAAGIRGKNPFCNEFPLHLFHAPHHQNGTRVNLTYYRQRINAINRGEFRCQYGLDNPLGNEELVIRNLN; translated from the coding sequence TTGAAAATTTCGGTTATTATCACAATCTATAACCGTGCTCATCTATTAACGAAATGCTTATGGTCGCTAAGGTTTCAAACTCTCGTACCTCACGAATTGATCCTCACAGATGATGGTTCGGAGGAAGACATTTTGGGGCCTATTCAAAGCATTATTCGCGGCTTTAGCTTCTCAGTAAAATATGTCAGTCAGAAACACCAGGGGTTTCGATTGGCAAAATGTCGAAACAATGGGGCAAGACATGCAACAGGCGATTATTTCATTTTTATCGACCAAGATATTGTTTTGAATCGATCCTTTTTGGAGATTTGTGTGAAGGAACGCCGCGAGCGCCGATTTTGTGTCTCATATCCGGTGCGCTTGACCGCTGATCAGAGCCAATTGGTGACGCCAGAGCTGATTGAGCGAGGGGATTGGCAAGGAATTGTCACAGAAGCTCAGCGGCAAAAAATAAAAAGGCAATATGTCAAGGATAAATTTTATCAGATCATTCGGTCATTGCATTTGCTGCATCGAGGTCCAAAACTGCGCGGAGGTGCAGTAGCCATCAATCGCGATGACTTTGTGGCGATCAACGGTTACGATGAAAATTACCAAGGCTGGGGCAACGAAGATGACGATTTGGGGCGCCGGCTATATGCTGCTGGTATTCGTGGAAAAAATCCATTTTGCAATGAATTCCCATTGCATCTATTTCATGCCCCCCATCATCAGAACGGCACGCGCGTGAATTTGACATATTATAGGCAGCGCATCAACGCCATTAATCGTGGGGAGTTTCGCTGCCAATATGGACTCGATAATCCTTTGGGGAATGAGGAATTGGTCATTCGGAATCTTAACTAA